TCGTCAAGACGCGTGGACACTTCCCGACGGACGAGGCCGCGACCAAACTGCTATGGCTGGCCTTGCGCAATATCACGGCTGACTGGAGCCGTGCTGCGCATGACTGGAAAGCCGCGATGAACCAGTTCGCGATCCTCTACGAGGATCGCTTCACCAGGAATCATTTGTAGAATGCAATTGATGAGCCTGCCAGATGGCAGGCTTTTAGCTGCCTTGCACACAAAAATTCAGACACTCCCGAACGAAGTGCCGACGGGGCTACGCACGGCGTGGGCGTTAGTTCAGTTTCGGCAGTAGGGCCGAAAACTCGCGCGGTCGCGTAAAAGGCTTCCGGGATCGTTGGATCTGTTGCAGGCCGACTTGCTGTACTAGTGCGACCACCCAGGCTGTCACATCTTCTTCCGTCCAATGAGATCGAGTCGACCGTGATCAATCTGTTTACTCATTCGCCATCAAAGAATAAATGTCGAGGCCAGATTCAAATGTCCGCTGTCCAGCCAAGTTCAGATGTCCGCTTTTGCGGGGTTAGAAATCTCTATCTTCAAGAGGTTCTTAGCGCCGAGCCTGCGGGTTCGCTGGTGGTTCCCAGGACGATCCTGTTGAATTAGCGAGCCTTGTCGACATTTGCTGGGTATTGTCGCTTCGTTAGGGTTCATCGGCCGGAAACCCTTGTCCGGCATGGGTTGGTGTGGGATGCCAGCCGACGCTGGTTGATTGAACAGGCAGCGAGAACTGGTTCCGCGATCTCGACGTTAGATGAAGGTCGCCGATGAAGAACTCTTCGCGCTGTGCGCGCGGCGGCGGTGCCGGTTCAGGATGAATCGGGGCGGCGCTGTCGGGAACGATTGCCGCGTAGGGAATCGCCTGTGGCGCCGGCTCAGGCTGTCCTGAACGACCGCTTGCGTATGCCGGAGCTCCGTGATGGTGCCTTGAGACGGAGGCACCAACGGGTGGTCACCTATATAGCTGACGGCCATGCCAATGTGCAGACGCTGATGCACTTCGCGGACCCGCATATCCAACGCTCGCGGGCAACGATCGCACTCATCATGTCGGCGCATAGCCCCGCTTTCGCGCGGTCTCGGCAATTTCAACACTTGCCATCATGAAATTTCGATGCTATTTTTTCATGAAATTTCACACGTGAATTTTCACAAGAACGCCCATGTTTGCGCAGTCTGCCCAGCACGTGACGAGCTACTACGCCAGTACCCTGGCCGACCCGATTCCGCTGCATCCTGTGCTGGACGGTCGGCTGGATGCGGATGTGCTGGTCGTTGGTGCGGGTTTCAGCGGGCTACATACGGCGCTGCGGCTTGCGTCGGCGGGCAAGCGTGTCGTCGTGCTGGAGGCGAGCCGCGTCGCATGGGCCGCGTCGGGCCGCAACGGCGGGCAGGCGTTGCTCGGCTGGTCGTGCGACATGCAACCGCTCGAAGATTCATTGGGTCACGCGCGCGCACGTGAACTGTGGGACACCATGCGCTGGGCCGCCAGGGAAATCCGGGATCTGCCGGCACGACACGGATTCGACATCGACTATTGTCCGGGCAGCTTGTGGGCCGCGGTCCGGCCGCGCCGGGTCGCGTTGCTCAATCAGGCGCGCGACGAGGCGGCCGAACGCTGGGGCTACGATCGCCTGAGCGTCATTACGCGCGATGAGATGCCCGAGTGGATCGGCAGCCCGCGCTATCTGGGCGCACTTTACGATCCAGAGGCTGGTCACCTGAATCCGCTTAAGTTGGCGCTCGGCCTCGCGCTGGCGATCGGGCGCACGGGCGGTCGCATCTTCGAGCAGAGCCGTGTGCTCGACTACCGCGAGACGTCATCAGGGTACGTTGCGCGTACCGAGCGCGGCGAAGTGCGCGCGGATGTGCTCGTACTCGCGTGCAATGCGTACATCGACCGGTTGGACCCTAAACTTGCGAGGCGCCTGCTTCCCGTCGGCACGTATCAGGTCGCGACTGAGCAACTCGATCCCGAACTCGCGAATTCGCTGCTGCCGCGCAACAGTTGCGTGATCGACAATCAGTTCGTGCCCGACTACTTCCGGCGAAGCCCCGATAATCGACTGCTATTCGGCGGCGGCTGCACGTACCTTGGCGGCATTCCGGCCAACATCGCGGAAAGCACGCGGCGGCCACTTGAACGCGCATTCCCGCAGTTGCGCGGCGTGAAGCTCGAGTTCGCGTGGGGCGGGCACCTCGACATCAGCATGCGCCGTACGCCGGACATCGGCTGCCACAGGCAGCGTTACTGGCTTCAGGGTTTTTCAGGGCACGGTGTACTGCCGACGCTTGCGGGCGCGCGAGCTGTCGCCGATGCGATCCTTGGCAACGATCACCTTCTGTCTCTGTATCAACGCATCCGCAACCCGCGCTTTCCAGGTGGCGAGCGGTTCGCCGCGCCCCTCGAAGCGATCGGCAAGGCCTGGTTCCGCTTGCGCGACACGGTCTGAACAGGAAACCGATCATGAACGAGCAGGAAGAAATAGAAGGCCTCGCAATCCTGATCCGCGATCTGCGCAAGCATCGCAAGGTCACACTGCGCGAACTGGCCGACAGGATGGGACGCTCAGTGGGCTTTCTGTCGCAGGTCGAGCGCGGGCTGTCGCGCCCCACCGTCGCCGACCTGACCGCGATCTGCGATGCGCTTGACACGCCGCACACCTATTTCTACAGCCTGAGCAAGCCCCGCTCGGTGCCGTGGGTCACGCGTCCCGGAGAACGCCGCACGCTGTATTACGCGGAGGGCATCACCGACGTCCTCGTGTCGCCGACCATGCGTGCGCGCTTTTCGATGCTCGACAGCCATCTCGCGCCCGGCGCGAGCAGCGGGGAACGTCCCGTCGACGACCGTGACGAACAGGGCGGCTTTGTGCTCGAGGGTGAGCTCACGGTCTGGCTCGACAACGGCGAGCCCGTCACGCTCGGACCAAACGATGCTTTCCAGGTGCCCGCGCATGCCCGGTTCCGCTACGCGAATCTCACCGACCAGCCGACACGGATCATCTGGGTTTTCACCTGAGGTCGCGCGGGGGCATGCGATGTCAGTCCGCCCTCCCGCGCGAATCGAATCGTTTCCCGCGCTCAAAATATGGACCGCCGCGTCGCGGAAGTCCGTCCATCGAGTTCGTCTGAACGCCTTTACACACTGCCGCTTTCCTACGACAAGGACGAGAACCATGCATTCCGCCGCTTCCGATCTGGTCGCTGAAGTTCGCGCGTTTCGCGCCGCGCATCCCGAGATCCGCTACGTCGACCTGATATGCCTCGATCTGCCCGGCCACTTCTACGGCAAGCGCTATCCGATCGACTCGCTCGAAAAGGTCGCATCGGGCTCGCTGCTGAAGATGCCGCAGAACTGCATCCTGCTCGGCACGCAGGGCGGCCTCTACAAGATCGGCGACTACTGCTTCAACGACGGCGATCCGGACGCGGTGCGCCGCCTGATTCCTGGCACGCTCAAGCCGGTGAGCTGGGAAACGCAGCCACTCGGCCAGATGTTGATCACGACCGACGGCACCGACGCACCAGTCGAATTCGAACCGCGCGAAGTACTCGCGCGCGTGCTGACACGTCTCAGGCGACGCGGGATACGGCCCGTGGTCGCGTTCGAGCTCGAGTTTTATCTGTTTGACGCACAACTCAAAGACGGGATACCCAGGTATCCATGCGACCGGTTGAGCGGAGATCCCGACGACCAGCCGAACATGCATATTGAACGGCTCTCCCGTTTCTCCGAGGTGCTGCACGAGATGGTCGACGTCGCGTGCCAGCAAGGGATCGATGCGACGGTGATCACGGCCGAGCTTGGGCCGGGACAGTTCGAGATCAACTTTGGCCATAGCGACGACGCGATGCGCGCCGCCGACTGGTCGGCGATGTTCTGCCGCAGCACGCGCGGGGTCGCGCTGAAACACGGCTATCGCGCGAGCTTCATGGGCAAACCCTATCTGCATACGCCGGGCAGCGGGATGCACGTGCACGTGAGCCTCTACGACGAGGCCGGCCGCAATCTGCTCGCGCTCGATAACCAGCGTCCGTTGCGTCACGCCGTGGCCGGCTGCCTTGCGCTGCTGCCGCACTGCATGCCGGTGTTCGCACCGAACCACAACGCGTACCGGCGGTACGGCTCGATGGTGAACGCGGCGAGCCGTGCGAGCTGGGGCTTCGAAGATCGCGACGCGTGCATCCGGATTCCCGAGTCCGAACCGATCGATCTGCGAATCGAGCATCGTCTCGCGAGCGCAGACGCGAATCCGTACCTCGTGCTCGCGGCGATCCTGAGCGGTATGGAACACGGCCTCGACGCGGGCATCGAGCCGATCGCGCCACTGAACGAGGATCGCGGCAGCGGAATCGACTTCCCGAAGGACATGCTATCGGCCGTCGCAGCTATGCAGGTTGATCCCGCCGTGCGCGAAGGAATGGGCAGAGAGTTTGTCATGGTGTATTGCGAGAATAAACGGCAGGAGGAACTCGACTTCAGAAACGAAATCGGTGCGCGCGAGTATCGGTGGTACCTGTAACGCGAGGCAGAGGGGCAGGAGGCGATCGGAAGTAGCACGATTTGATTTCGGCCACTCATTTTTGCGCGGATCTGTTGGGGCAACGTTGAATTCAATGACCGAACGGCCGTCCACGGGCAGCGAGATTCTTGACGGTCATTACCATCATTCGAGTACTGGCGTTGAACAGGTTGATACTGTTCGCCATCCTAACAGTTTCAGGGGTTCGGGGCACAAATGATCCGATCGCGGTTGACGCGCGCGGGGATGCGCTCTATTGTTCCTGCAACGCGCCGACGCGCAGGACCAAAGTCCAATTCCGCTGGCGTGACCGAGTGACATGATGTAATCGGTAGAGCGGGACGGGCGGGGAGCATGTTGCGCGAGCGTGCTTCCCCGAATGGGTCGAACTGCGATTCGAAGAACGGATTCGAGGAATTCTCGGAATGTACCGGATCGAAGAACCCCGGCTTGGCGGGCTGCGTATCAAGGAATGGCGGCGCCGCGCGCACCTGGCGATCGGCCTGTTGTTTCTGGTGCTGCTGGGATCGACGCTGGGGATTGGGCTGCTCGACCACTCGGATGCACCGTTGAGCACGAAGATGTTCACGGCCTTGTGGGATGCGGTCAACCTTGTCACGACCCTGGGCGACTTTTCGGACTTCAATCCAGACCAGAAGATATTCATGCTGGTCGCCATTCTTGCAACGATGGTGGTTGCCGGCTACGCGTTGCGCCAGCTGACGGGGATACTGTCGGGCGACGACGTGATGTTCTTCTGGGAGAACAGGGTCATGGAGCACAAGCTGGAAACGCTGGGCACCCATGTTGCGGTCTGTCCGTTTGGTCCGGTTGGCCAGTTGGTCGCCGCCCGTCTGCGAGATGCGGGAGCGACCGTGCTCGTGCTGGATACCGACGTAAAGCGGGCCGAAAAAGCATCCAGACTGGGATACATGGTCATCTTGGGCGATCAGAGTTCGTTCGACGATGTACTCGAACGTGCCAGGCTGGATACCGCCAGTGCGCTGTTCGTGACGGGATTCGATCCGAACAGCAACCTGGAAATCACGCTGGTCGCGCACACGCTCAATCCCGGGCTCCAGATCGTGGTGTCAGGTGAGAACGATTTGCGCAGGATGTTGCTCGAGAAGGCGGGCGCGTCGACGGTCATCGACCAGAACGACATCATTGCGTGCGCCATGGTCGGGCAGATCGATGCGCGGCCGGCGCAACGGACCTGAATTGTGTTGCATCGACCGGTTGAATCCGCCTCAGTAAGCGGTCACCTGCCGCGAGCGGATCATGATCGAGTGCAAATGGCCGCTGCGCCAACGCCCCGACCTTACGCAGACGGCCAGAGCAAAACGGGGGCCGCAGCAGCGAACGTCGTCCACTCGAAACAAATGTAATCGTCTGTTAATGGCGCGGGCGGCAGCCCTGTTTTGACGGCAGAAGCGTCCTTGCGGTTTGGTACGATCCCGCCTTTTCCGCCTGCGCGTCGTCACCGTGAATCGCCGATATTTGTCCTTGTTTCATCAACATTGCACAAGGTGGCTCGCCCGCATCGAACCACTGGCCGCTACCAGCAGAACGAAAGCCAGACTCGTCTTCATTGCGGCGCTGCGAGGCCTTAGTCATCCGACGCGACGCGGTATCGCGCTGGCACTCTGCGCGGTGCCAGCGCTGTTCCTGCTGTACGTGCTCGCGCTTGTGCCTTTCACACCAGGCATCGGCGACATCCGCAAAGTCCGTGTCGACCGGCCAGCGTTGATCGTGTCCGCCGACGGCAAACTGCTCGCGGACTTCAAGCCGGTCAATCGCGAATGGGTGTCGCTCAAGCAGATTTCGCCGTACATGGTGGATGCCTTGATCGCGACGGAAGACCGTCGCTTCTACGAGCATCACGGCATCGACTGGAAGCGCACCGCGTCGGCCGCGCTGCATACGTTCTCTGGTGACCGGCAAGGCGGCTCGACGATCACGCAGCAGCTCGCGCGCAACCTGTATCCCGATGAAATCGGCCGCGCGCCGACCCTCGCGCGCAAGCTCAAGGAAGCCATCACGGCGTTCAAGATCGAAGCCGTGTACAGCAAGGACCAGATCCTCGAGACGTACCTGAACACGGTGCCGTTCCTGTATAACGCATACGGCGTGGAAATGGCCGCGCGCACCTACTTCAGCAAATCGGCTGCTCAGCTCGACATCCTTGAAAGCGCGACGCTCGTCGGCATGCTGAAGGCCAACAGCACCTACAACCCGGTGCTCAATCCCGAGCGTGCATTGCAGCGGCGCAATACGGTGCTCGGGCAGATGAACAGGTACGGGAAGCTCAAGCCCGGCGAGTATGAATGGTTGAAGCGTCGACCGCTCAACGTCGATTTCGCGCTCCAGACCGCGTCGCCGGGCCCCGCACCGCATTTTGCGGCGCAATTGCGCAAGTGGCTGATCGGATGGGCCGATCGCAACGGCTACAACATCTATGCCGACGGGCTCGTCGTGCGCACGACCATCGATTCCCGTCTGCAGGCAATGGCGACGCAGGCGATGAACTGGCAGACGAACCAGTTGCAATGGATCGCGAACGACGCATGGAACGAACGCACGGGCTGCTGGCCGGGCAACGACCTGTTCCAGACCTTCATCCGGCAGACGCCCGACTACCGCGCGGCGCGCGACGCGGGTCAATCGGATCAGGCCGCGCTCAGGAAGCTCGCCACGGACCCCACGTTCGTCCGTGCGCTGTGCCGGAGCAAAGCGCAGATCCAGGCGGGCTTTGTCGCCATCGATCCACGCAACGGAGATATCAAGGCATGGGTCGGCAGTCGCGATTTCGGCGACGAGCCGTTCGATCATGTGCAGCAGGCGCGGCGCCAGCCGGGCTCGACGTTCAAGCCGTTCGTCTACGGCGCGGCCTTTGCGGACGGCGCGCGGCCGAGCGATACGATCGTCGACCGGAGCGTCGCCATTCCCCTAAGCGGACATGCGATCTGGCGGCCGACCGACGCGGAACCGCCCACTGGCGGACCAATGACGCTGCGCGACGCACTCGCGTATTCGCGCAACCGCGTCACCGCTCAGCTTATGCAAAAGGAAGGCCCCGAGAAGGTCGTGCGGCTTGCGCGCGCGATGGGTGTGCGCGAAAGTCCGCTCGAAGCGGTGCCGTCGCTCGCGCTGGGCACGAGCCCGGTCACGCTGAAGGAAATGGTCTCGGCGTATTGCACGATCGCAGATCGCGGCGCCTATATCGAACCGCGCATGGTCACGCGCATCGAAGATCACAACGGCAAGGTGCTCGCAGAATTCCCGAGCGCATCGCCAGAAGCGGCGCTACCGGCCAGCGCAGCGCAAACGCTCGTCGACGTGATGCGCGACGTCGTCAACCGGGGCACCGGCTCGGACATCCGAACACGCTTCGGGATTCGCGCCGACGTAGCCGGCAAGACGGGCACGACGCAGGGCAACACCGATAGCTGGTTCATCCTGATGCATCCGCAACTGGTCGCTGGCGCGTGGGTTGGTTTCGACGATGCACGTGTGACGCTCGGCAACGACTATTGGGGTGAGGGGGCCCACAGCGCGTTGCCGATGGTGGGCGCATTTTACGACATGGCGCTGCGCGCGCGAGTCATCGATCCCCGTGCTCAGCTTGGCCCCGAAACGCGCCCCCCTCGCGCGGTCCGCGCGCGACATCACCGCCACTTCCTGTTCTGGCCATTCTAGTGTCGTTGAATAATGCTCTTCTGTGCTGCTTTGCTCGCTATCAGTAGAGCAAACCGTGATAAGCGGACATGACAACGCTGCTCACTGCGTGAGATTGAACAATGACGGCTACGTGTGAGGTGGCCGACCAGCAACGTGTTGCTGCCCTTTCGGGGGACAAGATGAAACATCTCTTCATTGCCGCGGCGCTAGCGGATATTGGAATGGGGGCGTCAGGACTTGCGAATGCTGTCGACGTTGGCGTTGGCATCAATATTGGCGTACCGCCGCCCGTCGTGGTCGCGCCGGCACCGGTGGTCGTAGTGTCGCCCGGATGGCACGGGGGCCGGTACTGGGACGGACACCGCTATTTGGACCGCGACGAATGGGAGGAGCATCGCCACCGTCACGGGCACGATCACTGTCCGCCGGGCCACGCGAAAAAAGGCGAATGCTGACTAACCAGCACCGCGAGCCGCCGCCGGGAGGAATGACGCAAGTCCAGTCAGCGGCCGGTTCTTGAATGCCCGTGCATGAAAGCGTGTGGTTCGAATGTCCGCTATGTGGCGCCTCGAGTGGGCGCTCGGTGTCGACCAGGAAATTCGACATGGGGCGGGACCGGCCAACTAGGTTCGTTCCTCCGCACGCTCAGATGGCCATTCAAGCGTCGGCTCCGCACCAGGCACCGGACCTTCGTGGTTGGGATCATGTCGACAACATGTCGGCCTTTATGGGAATTTATCTCGTGTTGCTGATCTCACCGTCTACGCTTTTGTGCGACGCACGTCCATGCCACCACCTGGCACGTGCGTCGTAAGTCTAAGAACTAAGACTTGTTCAAATGAGCAATGACTGCACCCTCCGTCACTTCCGGCGCCGCCGCTCCAATACTCCCCGCATTCTTCGTAATCCATTCCTTCGCTCTTTGCACGCTCTCATCGATACCTGTCTTGTCTTGACAAACGGTCACGGAGAATCCGCCATCCCCGCTGCGTACGAGCGTGTACGTTACCAAGCCTTTGACACCACCCATCCATTCTTCGACCTCAGCGTTATGCTTCTCGAGCAAATCAAACAATTCTTTCGCGCCCTTTCCGGAATATCGTCTTAAAACAGTTTGCATGATTGCGACCTCCAATTCCGCAAGATAAGGCGCCACTATCAGCAGGGCGCCCGACAACTGACCACAGTGCACACTCTCTCATCATTGCTCAGTGGAGACCACGAGCACGGCAGGACCGATCGTCGCCGCAACAACGAAGTGTAGTAACCATGCTGTCTATGTAAAGCAATTGTCAAACTCTAATGCTCTTATCGAAACCTTGGCTTAGGTAAGCTGATACTCCAACCTTTTGGAGCAGGTCGAGCATCCTGGTCGAGCGGGGCGGGCTACCGCAAAGCGGAAGCTAGACGTCCAAGAGAATCCACTGGCGGCCATCGCACACAATTTGGCGGCAGCTGCGTCTCGAAAGCTGCAGTTTGGCAAATAGAACGGCGGAGCTCAGAGGGCGCAACCGACCCTTATGGGCACAATGCCGCCGCCTGTGCAGTTCAAGTATTTTCGAACGGTGGCTTCCAGGGAAGACGGCCGAA
The Paraburkholderia hospita DNA segment above includes these coding regions:
- a CDS encoding glutamine synthetase family protein, encoding MHSAASDLVAEVRAFRAAHPEIRYVDLICLDLPGHFYGKRYPIDSLEKVASGSLLKMPQNCILLGTQGGLYKIGDYCFNDGDPDAVRRLIPGTLKPVSWETQPLGQMLITTDGTDAPVEFEPREVLARVLTRLRRRGIRPVVAFELEFYLFDAQLKDGIPRYPCDRLSGDPDDQPNMHIERLSRFSEVLHEMVDVACQQGIDATVITAELGPGQFEINFGHSDDAMRAADWSAMFCRSTRGVALKHGYRASFMGKPYLHTPGSGMHVHVSLYDEAGRNLLALDNQRPLRHAVAGCLALLPHCMPVFAPNHNAYRRYGSMVNAASRASWGFEDRDACIRIPESEPIDLRIEHRLASADANPYLVLAAILSGMEHGLDAGIEPIAPLNEDRGSGIDFPKDMLSAVAAMQVDPAVREGMGREFVMVYCENKRQEELDFRNEIGAREYRWYL
- a CDS encoding NAD(P)/FAD-dependent oxidoreductase, whose amino-acid sequence is MFAQSAQHVTSYYASTLADPIPLHPVLDGRLDADVLVVGAGFSGLHTALRLASAGKRVVVLEASRVAWAASGRNGGQALLGWSCDMQPLEDSLGHARARELWDTMRWAAREIRDLPARHGFDIDYCPGSLWAAVRPRRVALLNQARDEAAERWGYDRLSVITRDEMPEWIGSPRYLGALYDPEAGHLNPLKLALGLALAIGRTGGRIFEQSRVLDYRETSSGYVARTERGEVRADVLVLACNAYIDRLDPKLARRLLPVGTYQVATEQLDPELANSLLPRNSCVIDNQFVPDYFRRSPDNRLLFGGGCTYLGGIPANIAESTRRPLERAFPQLRGVKLEFAWGGHLDISMRRTPDIGCHRQRYWLQGFSGHGVLPTLAGARAVADAILGNDHLLSLYQRIRNPRFPGGERFAAPLEAIGKAWFRLRDTV
- a CDS encoding helix-turn-helix domain-containing protein, with the translated sequence MNEQEEIEGLAILIRDLRKHRKVTLRELADRMGRSVGFLSQVERGLSRPTVADLTAICDALDTPHTYFYSLSKPRSVPWVTRPGERRTLYYAEGITDVLVSPTMRARFSMLDSHLAPGASSGERPVDDRDEQGGFVLEGELTVWLDNGEPVTLGPNDAFQVPAHARFRYANLTDQPTRIIWVFT
- a CDS encoding NAD-binding protein translates to MYRIEEPRLGGLRIKEWRRRAHLAIGLLFLVLLGSTLGIGLLDHSDAPLSTKMFTALWDAVNLVTTLGDFSDFNPDQKIFMLVAILATMVVAGYALRQLTGILSGDDVMFFWENRVMEHKLETLGTHVAVCPFGPVGQLVAARLRDAGATVLVLDTDVKRAEKASRLGYMVILGDQSSFDDVLERARLDTASALFVTGFDPNSNLEITLVAHTLNPGLQIVVSGENDLRRMLLEKAGASTVIDQNDIIACAMVGQIDARPAQRT
- a CDS encoding penicillin-binding protein 1A; the encoded protein is MNRRYLSLFHQHCTRWLARIEPLAATSRTKARLVFIAALRGLSHPTRRGIALALCAVPALFLLYVLALVPFTPGIGDIRKVRVDRPALIVSADGKLLADFKPVNREWVSLKQISPYMVDALIATEDRRFYEHHGIDWKRTASAALHTFSGDRQGGSTITQQLARNLYPDEIGRAPTLARKLKEAITAFKIEAVYSKDQILETYLNTVPFLYNAYGVEMAARTYFSKSAAQLDILESATLVGMLKANSTYNPVLNPERALQRRNTVLGQMNRYGKLKPGEYEWLKRRPLNVDFALQTASPGPAPHFAAQLRKWLIGWADRNGYNIYADGLVVRTTIDSRLQAMATQAMNWQTNQLQWIANDAWNERTGCWPGNDLFQTFIRQTPDYRAARDAGQSDQAALRKLATDPTFVRALCRSKAQIQAGFVAIDPRNGDIKAWVGSRDFGDEPFDHVQQARRQPGSTFKPFVYGAAFADGARPSDTIVDRSVAIPLSGHAIWRPTDAEPPTGGPMTLRDALAYSRNRVTAQLMQKEGPEKVVRLARAMGVRESPLEAVPSLALGTSPVTLKEMVSAYCTIADRGAYIEPRMVTRIEDHNGKVLAEFPSASPEAALPASAAQTLVDVMRDVVNRGTGSDIRTRFGIRADVAGKTGTTQGNTDSWFILMHPQLVAGAWVGFDDARVTLGNDYWGEGAHSALPMVGAFYDMALRARVIDPRAQLGPETRPPRAVRARHHRHFLFWPF